GTACATCAAGCTGCTGAGAGCTATCTACATTCCGTCCCACGGGATGAGCGAGATGCTGGAAGTTcacggagaagaagaaggagctGGTTCCTCCGTGACGGTAACGTTTAATCAGTTTCTAGCCATGTTCGAGGATCCTGACTGGGGGTTTGGTATCATGTCCACGATACTTAAGCTGGAGGGGAACGATAGGAACCGGCATGGGAACCATGTGTGTTCGGTTTGTCGGTATCCGATCATTGGGTCTCGGTTTAAGGAAGTGAAAGCCCGGTTTAGTTTGTGTAACCAGTGTTACAGCGAAGGGAAGGTTCCGCCTTCGTTTAAACAGGAGGAGTACAGGTTCAGAGAGTATGGGAGTGAAGCTGAAGCTATGAAAGCTAAGTGTGTTTGTTTCTCAGGGCAGTCTCATAAGAAACCGATAGCTgcttgaaaaaaaagaaaactaactcTTTATCACGTTTTTTATTCGAATCTTttgtaacttttttatttatttattagaacTTTTGTGTGCATAGTTTGGAACTTTGGAAGTGTATGATGATGTTGAGAGTGTGCAAGAGATTACAACATTTTATCTGATATTCTCGTTATGCAGTAATAGTCAGGTGCGatgtcaaaaaataaataaaaatagttcaGGTGATTGGACGACGTATAGGAAGATGACGCGTGTGGTTTTGTGCTTCCCGCGTTATTGACAGTTACACTGTTAACAGACCTATGCTCTATTGAAGGCTAAGAGACATCTTTTGCTTCTCTTATAACTTTCCCCCGCTCTACATTCTCAGCGCTGCGACGATTTTGATAAACCCTAACTCCTCAATCGCCTTTCGTCCAATTCTGGGTGGCGATGGAGGCGATTCCTCCATCCAACGAAGGTAATCAAATCAGTCCGATGAATCTTTCTCTCATGGTGGAGTCTGTGTTTCGGTGCGATCTTGGGATCAGATTACAgattttagattgaaaattttCAGTTTCTTTTCGCAGAGGTGACTTTTAATTTGCGTGTTGCAACTCTAAATAGTGTTGTTATCTTTGATTGATTGTTCATCTGAAAATAGTTGACAACATGGAGGAAGACGTTGACGACGAAGCTTCTTCTGATGGAGATTCAGTCGACTCTGAGTTTCAAGGTATGTTTTCGTTGCTGAAGATTGTAtagtatcttcttcttcttcttttacgAGTTCTTTGGTTTCAACGTGTTATTGATAAGCAGTTTCTTTGTTAGAGATAGATAGCGTCTGTCTTTGCTGTGTATCATACAAACATTATTGTTAATTCATTCTTGGGTACACCTGCTTATTGTTATCATGTAAGATCTTAGTCCTGAAAACAGTTGCTGATGATATTCATTATGTGAACATAGccgaggaggagaaggagaaggagctcCTTCCCCTGATCCAGTTCCTGCCCCTGCCAAATCCTGTCCCTGTCCCTGTTGATGACCCTGCTCCTGCACCTGTGCCTGTGCTGCCAAAGGGCACTAAAAGAAAAGCCTCCAGAGAGAAAGGCAAGCTGTTGTGGGAGATctgggaacaagaagatcaGAAATTGGTTGATGAACATAAGACAGAGGATGGAGATTTGGATCATCTGAATAATGTGATCACTGTAACTGCCGAGCCGCCTCCTGATTTGATCATGCCACTGTTAAGGTACCAAAAGGAGTTTTTAGCGTGGGCGATAAAACAGGAACAGTCAGTTGTTGCAGGAGGCATTCTCGCAGATGAGATGGGGATGGGGAAAACCATACAAGCCATCTCTCTTGTTCTTGCCAGACGTGAAGCTGCCAGGGCTCTGTTTAGAGAAGCAGTGGGGTGCACCCTTGTAATTTGTCCGCTTGCTGCTCTTTCTCACTGGTCAGATGAGATTGAGCGGTATACATCCCCCGGTAGCACCAAGGTCCTTGTATACCATGGGCCTAAGAGAGACAAGAATGCTGAAGAGTTCAAGAAGTACGACTTTGTATTGACAACTTATCCTACCGTTGAGAGTGAATACAGGGGATGCATCGTGTCGCTCAAGGAGCAGTGTGAATATTGCAACAAGTGGTTTTATCCTGCGAAGCTTGTTAACCACAAAAGTTATTATTGTGGGCCTTCGGCTGTGGAAACGAGTAAACAATCtaagcaaaagaagaagaagatcccTGACGCAGGGAAGAAGTCTATTTTGCACTCTATTAAGTGGAATCGGATCATCTTGGATGAGGTCTATACAATATCTTTTTACAGTACCATTGAAAAAGGCTTGATTTATGGATCTGATATTGGTTCTTTATGCCAGGCTCATATCATCAAAGAAAGACATAGGAACACTGCGAAAGCTGTTTTTGCTTTGAAGGCTTTCTATAGATGGGCTTTGAGCGGTACACCTCTCCAGAGTAATGTTGGAGATCTTTACTCCCTGGTTAGTTAAATCTTTGCTCAAGTTTATCTGTAGCACGTAAATATTATCGCTGATTCTACTATTTTGTTTTCCTCAGATTCGCTTCCTGCAGATTCGTCCATACTCGTATTACTTTTGCAAGGACTGTGACTGTAGAATTCTTGATTAcacgtaattttttttataccaCATTTGATTCTAGCTATTCTATTCCTCCTTTCTCTTCTGTTTCATAGATCTCCTTTTGTCTGCTGATTTTTGATTGCAGTTCGCATGTAAGCTGTAGCAACTGCACTCATAATGCAGTCCGACATTTCTGTTGGTGGAACAAAGTAACTTTGAGTTGCTACTTTCTTTATATATACCAATTTTTTATAAAGCATGATTACCATTTTATACTGTTCCTCCTAACCTTCTGGTtattgctatcttcaatcttgCTAGAATGTGGCCAAAATTTACGGAAACGTGGAGCGGGAAAAGCGAGCCATGATATTACTTAAGCACAGAGTTCTGAAAGACATCTTCCTAAGACGTACTAAATTGGGCCGTACAGCTGATCTTTCCCTTCCTCCTAGAGTCGTATGTTCCGTTGTCTCCCCTGTCTGATGTTAAATGAAACTCGGCGTGGTTGCTTCCTTGCTTGATCGTAACACGTAGATTTTACTTTCTTGTAGATCACTCTGAGGCGGGATGCACTAGATATAAAAGAGTCTGATTACTATGAATCACTATACAAAGACATTAAAGCGCAATTTAATACGTTAAGTACCTTCTATTCTACTGTCTTTTGCTCCTTGGCTCGTGTAacatgattttattatttaactgTGCCGTGTGCCTTTCTGTTTGCAGGTACGTTGAGGCTGGGACATTAATGAAAAACTATACAAATGTATTTGTTCTTCTCATTCGTCTGAGACAGGTATCTGGCATATACAGTTTTCTGGTTCAACTAACCAGCCAAATACACCTTCTGGATGATATATAGATTGAAGGTTTATGATGTATTTTCTCCGCAATTTTTGCAGGCTGCTGATCATCCATACCTTGTGGTGTATTCACAATCTCGTGGTGCTGATGCTAACTTGAATGATGAGCACAAAATGGAGCACGAATGCGGTCTCTGCCACCAACCGGCTGAGGACAACGTTGTAAGTGTATCAATTTTCTCAATCTATTGCTATCTTGCTGCATCTGGACTCTGgtttctttttacattttgatCAGGAGTCAGTTCACAAAAAAAGGGCCAGGAGTCTATCAGATTTGTATTACTGGACGAACCTTTTcgattaatattttgtttcgttttttaACTGTGAAGGTGACTTCTTGTGGACATGAGTTCTGTAAAGCTTGTTTGATTGATTTCTCTGCATCCCTGGGAAGCTTCAGCTGCCCGACATGCTTGGAACTACCGACTATGGATTGGACTACCGACGCTGACACAGAGCAACAGGCGGAAAGCAAGACAACGCCAAAAGGATTTAGAGCCTCAAGCATCTTAAATCTGATAAAGCTCGATGATTTTCAGACAAGTACAAAGATAGAGGCTTTGGTAGGTGCTCTTGAATATTTACAGCTTCAACTATTCCTGTTAAGTTTCGATGGCATTTTGAGCCATTTCCTTGTTTTCTTTAACCATGTCGTCGTGGTCATGTTTGTACGCAGAGGGAAGAAATCAGATTCATGGTTGAAAGAGATGGGTCTGCCAAAGCAATAGTTTTCAGCCAGTTCATATCCTTTTTGGATCTGATAAACTACGCCCTTGGGAAGGTAAATATCACAACTATTAGTtaacatttgtttttaaaacagAATGAAACACTGTTTTGTTTGCTTTTGCAACACAGTGTGGGGTTAGTTGCGTCCAACTAGTGGGAACAATGTCCAAGGCAGCTAGAGATATTGCCATCAATAAATTCAGAGAAGATCCAGATTGCAAAATTTTCTTGATGAGTTTGCAAGCGGGAGGGGTTGCTCTCAACTTAACAGTCGCTTCACATGTAAGTGCCCTAGTTAACAAGTATTGGATGGAGCGATGGATGCGTTCAAAAAACATGCTCTAGCATTTGGTTGTTTGTGGGGGAAAAACTCTGTAGGTGTTCATGATGGATCCGTGCTGGAACCCAGCGGTTGAGAGGCAAGCACAGGACAGGATACATAGGATCGGACAGTACAAGCCAATCAGGTTACACTTTTGTTCTCCTTGGATCTCTATATTGGTGTGTACCGTAAGAATAATCTTTGGATACATGTCTTACAGGATTGTGAAATTCATAATAGAGAACACAGTGGAGGAAAGGATTCTGAAGCTTCAAAAGGACAAGGAACTTTTGTTTGATGGTTCTCAGGGGGGCATAGGAACTTGGACAGCAGAAGATATTAGGTTTCTGTTTACCACCTAACTGAATCTATCAGAATACAAACGTTTTTGTATATGTATGATCATAAGACATTTGATGATGACGCACTCATCTATGAGTTGATAACTCTCTTGCAAGAGATTACAACATTTCTCTGATGAAATCAAGGTTAAGTGTGTCCTTAACAATGAGAAACAAACCGAGAAATATCACAAGCAAGATTCCAGACGACATGATCCCTTGTTCAACCTCTAACGGTAGCTTCCTCCC
This sequence is a window from Raphanus sativus cultivar WK10039 unplaced genomic scaffold, ASM80110v3 Scaffold2104, whole genome shotgun sequence. Protein-coding genes within it:
- the LOC130494247 gene encoding ATP-dependent helicase rhp16-like, encoding MEAIPPSNEVDNMEEDVDDEASSDGDSVDSEFQAEEEKEKELLPLIQFLPLPNPVPVPVDDPAPAPVPVLPKGTKRKASREKGKLLWEIWEQEDQKLVDEHKTEDGDLDHLNNVITVTAEPPPDLIMPLLRYQKEFLAWAIKQEQSVVAGGILADEMGMGKTIQAISLVLARREAARALFREAVGCTLVICPLAALSHWSDEIERYTSPGSTKVLVYHGPKRDKNAEEFKKYDFVLTTYPTVESEYRGCIVSLKEQCEYCNKWFYPAKLVNHKSYYCGPSAVETSKQSKQKKKKIPDAGKKSILHSIKWNRIILDEAHIIKERHRNTAKAVFALKAFYRWALSGTPLQSNVGDLYSLIRFLQIRPYSYYFCKDCDCRILDYTSHVSCSNCTHNAVRHFCWWNKNVAKIYGNVEREKRAMILLKHRVLKDIFLRRTKLGRTADLSLPPRVITLRRDALDIKESDYYESLYKDIKAQFNTYVEAGTLMKNYTNVFVLLIRLRQAADHPYLVVYSQSRGADANLNDEHKMEHECGLCHQPAEDNVVTSCGHEFCKACLIDFSASLGSFSCPTCLELPTMDWTTDADTEQQAESKTTPKGFRASSILNLIKLDDFQTSTKIEALREEIRFMVERDGSAKAIVFSQFISFLDLINYALGKCGVSCVQLVGTMSKAARDIAINKFREDPDCKIFLMSLQAGGVALNLTVASHVFMMDPCWNPAVERQAQDRIHRIGQYKPIRIVKFIIENTVEERILKLQKDKELLFDGSQGGIGTWTAEDIRFLFTT